The sequence GAGcacaagtcacatgactccaCGCAAAGCTCCACAGTCACTGACCTTGAGTGAGAGCCACAGGTCCGAAGTAATTTGTTTGCATCACGTCCCTCTGAACCGACAGGTGAGTGTCGAGTATGTTGCCACGGTAACTGATTCCAGCATTATTGATGAGAACATCCACTTGTCCGTAACACTTCAAGATGTCCTCAGCAGCTCTGTCCAGGGACTCCGTGTCGGACAGGTCGACGATAACGGTCCTGGGAGTGTACGTCTGCTGGTTCAGCACAAAACGGAATCTCTCAGGAATCTCGGGAATACGCTAAAATGGTTTCTGAAATGTGAGCGGGATACTGTGTATAAATACCTGCTGCTTCCTGTCCGTTGCACTCGCGGTCAGCTCCTCAACCACCCGCTGCAGTCGAGCGGCATCTCGACCACACAGCACAAGTCGCGCCCCCGCACCGTGAAAGATGCGTGCACATTCTACCACAACAACACGACCACTGTCAACAATCGTCAACAAGAGCATCTCGTGTCGGCCAAAGGGGAGAAGAGACGATGAGCAGGAAGCTGACCTTTGCCCAATCCGGAGCTGGCGCCCGTGATGACCACCACGGCGTCCTGTAGGGAAGCTCCCGCTCCGAGTCGGCCGAGTATGCGATACAGAAGTAAGACCCCCACGCTGGCTAAGATGAGTGCTGGGAAGGTTGCTCCTCCTGTCAAACGCTCCATGGCTTTGTGTGTTTGGAGCCTGAGGCCTACTGACACAAATGTTCCATCACATTGGTCTGTTGTTATGGTGTCCGGGATTGATATGATATACTGTGATGTACTAAACAGTGTTGTAGCCATCAATCAATTTTCCGTAttgagaataataaataaaaggttaACATAGTACTTTATGAAGCCTATATTTCTCTATAGAGAACATTTTCAACCCGGACGTAAAACTGTACACAGACAGCAGCACGGTTAGCATGTTCCTTGCTAGCGCCAACAAGTCATGAGTAATGTTAACGTTAGCCACCTCCGTAAGagcaaaataaaatttaaaacttcattataaatgtatataccAACCTTTTTTGCACCGTGACTGACTTGAAACGACACAGTTTAGTTTTACACACAACGGTAAGCGACAGCCGCCTTCTTCTTGACACCCAGAGATGACGGAATATACTTCCGGTTTGCTTCCCGCAAAGCCTGATGGGTGTCGTAGTTTTAATATGCCACTGCCAGTTTACATTGTATCTACGTGCAGTACTTCTTTTGTAAAAACGCGAGTCGTTTGTTTTATTTCCCGAAAAAATAAGATAAGGTTTTACATGAGGGGAGCTGCTGTGAGGAACGGATGGGGAAGACGGAAGACAGGGTCGGATGGAGGCGGTTGGTTTgatgtggcgacccctgaagggaaaagcccaaagagaaagtaGAAGAAACACATACATCTACGTTTTGGGAGTCAATTGTTCCAGACCTCCAagtcattatttttcataatataataataataatataattaggTCAGTATAATTAGGTGAGGATCAACATATAAACAGCATCATATAAAATGAATActatataaaatgaatattcatCAGATCAGGCTGTAATTTGTGCTAATGGAATATTTGAtgacattgatttttttgtttgtttcttttgcctttttccTGATTTGTGAGTCTCCAAACAGGTCTTTTGATCTGCACACTAGAATACAAACTGTGCAAAGTGTCACATTTAACATGAGTTCATTTGTCACTGTTGCCCAAGCAAGTGGTTGAATACTACCCTTGTACTATTGTGCCAACATTGTGCCCTTCATCTGTAGTAGTTTCTTACAAGAAGTTGAAAAGACACTTTGGTCATGCACAGACTTTGCAGCATAATCATTAGTTGCAAGATTACACAGCAGTGTTTACGTATGTCAGGGTTTTATATGTTAATgtagcatacatatatatataatatttggctTGTTCACGTGAGACTTTGTTCTGCCACATGGTCACACAAGGTTGTAACTGCAATCTTGTGGAAAAGTAACAGCGACACAAACGGGACAAAGGCTAAAATAAGACGCTGGCTTGGCATGATTGTGTTTGCTGGTGgcgaaaaaaaagtaaagtataGAGAAAAGTGAGTTTCAAATATCCTAATGTTTAATGAAAGGGTGAATATTGATCAGCAAGTCAGGGATTACAGTAAAACGACGAGGGAAAAGGTAAAGCTCAAATCACATCTGTCCATCTGAACCAGTGCTGGACCCTGTACACTAACTTCTCATGTGCCAAGAATGCAAGTGGAGTCTGTAGGGAAGGAGGCGCAGGGGTACTACGGAGATAACGTGTGCCGTGGTCGTCACTGAAACGTAAAGGAAACATGGTAACGGGGAGAAAGAAAATTTCCTTCTAGTTTTAAACTATATCCCTCTGATCAAAGTTCAAGATGGGAGCACCCACCACAAGTGTGGAGCCTGATTGTGACCTTCCACTTTTCTTACACGAGGGTGTGGATAGgcgttgttgtttttaaatcgTCTTCAGAGTGCACTCATACGGCGTAGAGTTCGTAGATCTTCTTGGCGCAGTATACCAGCGCGGCCAGTGCTATCGTGTTATGAAGTCTCTTTCTGTGGACATCATCCCTGCGTACCAAGACCACAGGCGTGGAGGAGGTGAGCGTGTGCAGAGGCAGCCGCGAGAGTTTTTGGCTGTCGTATTCCACCTGGTACTTGCAGCAGGGGTCAAACTGCCACGAAATCCCATAGAGGGCGGCGCAGGCCACGCTGAGGGCGCCGGCGGGCAGTGCCACGTAACGCGAGTATTCTGGAGGCAGTGAAAGCGGCGTCAGGAGGCAAGCGGCTCCCGACAACACGGCCGTCTTGTGCAGGCAGTTGCCCACCGTAATCCACCGGGCCGTCTCGTCGCCGATGCGCGTGGGCTCGATGACAATGTATTTATACTGGGCCTCCAGTGCTTGCTCCAGCTCGTACTCAAACTGGTCCTGAGCGTTCTCCCCGTTGTAGATCTCATGAACAATGTAGCAGTCTGTCGCCGCCATCACTCCCCTGTGGAGACGGAGCGGCAGGCGGGGGAACAGTGAGAGCAAGGAAAGGGAACAACACACCACCATCAATATTTTCAAACCTTTGGATTGTTGGTTACAAGACGCTCTCTGATGAGCCTAGATTGATAAAACAGGCTGTCTGATAAAATAAagattactttattatttttgaacatATGTTTTGCTAAATTAAAAGTATGTAGATTGAACACAATATTCCTTGTCATGTATAATTTtcaagttacattttttttactatcaaCAAAAGTTCAAGGCATTTTGTAACAACAGTGTGCCCACATACTGTGAGCAAGAACATGAATTAATTAGTCTCAAATTACTAATTAGTCAGTGATTTAGTCTATAATAAGGGGGGCATCAAGGCAGCTGCTTAACgtaaaatatgttaatataaaTACAGGGATTGTAAAATGACACCTACGTTATACAGTGTTGCACATGAAGCCCAATTTCCCCTGCTAATTGTGTGAGACAACATAGAAACATCAATTAAGGTTGTGTTACGAGTAAATAGAGAGCCAAAGCGAGGCTAACTGGCTTGCATGGGAGGAAGTTATGTGACCAGTCAGCTAAGTTAGGATCCATTTCACTTTTAGGGGAAGACCGTAGGGTATTTaagaaaaaagacacaattttGTATAGAAACTATAGTAAGTACATGGTCATTCCCGCcacaacacacatacactttTCTTAACTTTTCGCTTGTTAATTTTTATGAGAATTCATCAAAACATCACATAAATCCATAGGTTGTTTCCTCGCTAACACAAGCTAGCTAGACACGTTAGcaacttagcatgctaatgttagcaaagcATTTGATTAAAATCTCATTGGCCCGGCGAGCGTTCCGCGTTTTACTTGAAAGACGAGCATTTTCCCGAACTGGTCAGATGTGACACCGACAAACGGTTTGATTTCACTTTAATATTTGCGTTTTACGGCCAAGATGAAGAGTAACTGACCTCTCCCTGCTTACTGGGACACCGCGCCTCCTTCCCAGCGACGCCATGTTGGAGATACAACCGTGATGGCAACTGACGCACGGCGGGACACGGCTTTCTGGGTAATGTAGTTCATCAGGGAGACTCGGGGAGTGTAACGCAGCTCGAATACGAATGTAAACTACAATTCCCATAATGAATCACACCGCGTCTGCGTTACGTATTTTGCATTGACGTTCTGAGAGGTCAGaagaaatacatacagtatatgacgcATTCAATGTCCTCTATGTGCgggaaaataacaattaaacCACTATGTAATAATTCACCACCAAAACAGCAATATACATAAACAGCGAGACGCGTAAAAATAGGTATcgtattacattttttgacagaatatacagtatatactgcaaAATACTTACCAAGGTTTCAGCCTCGCGTCCTGTCTGTGTTGCTGTGTTGTAATGTGACTCCAACATGTAACAACTCTTCACGTTTAGGGTGTGACAACAGCTGCCAGAAAGTGCCGTTTGTATATGTGGTTGCCAAAAACTGTAACatctatttaatttaatttttcccCAAATAATGTATATTGCACAGcctattatattttttacactaTATAATAAAAACCAGCATATCATGCATAATACTCTAGTATTCCCATTGATGTATTTGGTTACTTTATTCAGACAATAAAAGTGTCAAGCACAAAACAGAACACACTTTTCACCGATATACTGTAGTTAAGAAAAACGTTAGAATGTTAGGTCATTTAGCTTtcatgtgcacacacaaacacatacaatgaaatgaaatattgcCTTGCTATTAATAGGTGTTTGCCACCTAGTCACTAGTAGTTTTCTGCATTTGGAGCAGTCTATTGGTCCTGCCAGAGTGAGTGTGTGCGCGGAGTTTCCTGAGGTTGGTTTCTCCTTAACATCTTAGATTGTCAACAGCAAAAGGCTCCTGGTTTCacaggagtaaaa comes from Doryrhamphus excisus isolate RoL2022-K1 chromosome 15, RoL_Dexc_1.0, whole genome shotgun sequence and encodes:
- the tmem11 gene encoding transmembrane protein 11, mitochondrial; this translates as MASLGRRRGVPVSRERGVMAATDCYIVHEIYNGENAQDQFEYELEQALEAQYKYIVIEPTRIGDETARWITVGNCLHKTAVLSGAACLLTPLSLPPEYSRYVALPAGALSVACAALYGISWQFDPCCKYQVEYDSQKLSRLPLHTLTSSTPVVLVRRDDVHRKRLHNTIALAALVYCAKKIYELYAV
- the dhrs7b gene encoding dehydrogenase/reductase SDR family member 7B isoform X2; translation: MERLTGGATFPALILASVGVLLLYRILGRLGAGASLQDAVVVITGASSGLGKECARIFHGAGARLVLCGRDAARLQRVVEELTASATDRKQQTYTPRTVIVDLSDTESLDRAAEDILKCYGQVDVLINNAGISYRGNILDTHLSVQRDVMQTNYFGPVALTQGLLPSMVRRRRGHIVVISSVQGKIAIPYRSAYAASKHATQAYFDCLRAEVERYGIPVTVISPGYIRTNLSVNAVTGDGSKYGVVDTTTATGRDPRDVAHAVLKAVRRKSKDVVLAGPLPTLAVYLRTLWPALFFKLMSSRARKEQKPKST
- the dhrs7b gene encoding dehydrogenase/reductase SDR family member 7B isoform X1 — protein: MERLTGGATFPALILASVGVLLLYRILGRLGAGASLQDAVVVITGASSGLGKECARIFHGAGARLVLCGRDAARLQRVVEELTASATDRKQQQTYTPRTVIVDLSDTESLDRAAEDILKCYGQVDVLINNAGISYRGNILDTHLSVQRDVMQTNYFGPVALTQGLLPSMVRRRRGHIVVISSVQGKIAIPYRSAYAASKHATQAYFDCLRAEVERYGIPVTVISPGYIRTNLSVNAVTGDGSKYGVVDTTTATGRDPRDVAHAVLKAVRRKSKDVVLAGPLPTLAVYLRTLWPALFFKLMSSRARKEQKPKST